A single genomic interval of Lathyrus oleraceus cultivar Zhongwan6 chromosome 7, CAAS_Psat_ZW6_1.0, whole genome shotgun sequence harbors:
- the LOC127104565 gene encoding uncharacterized protein LOC127104565: MTGDLADKDKNPIEKNDQPTDIVNIEELDSDDVPIGQRMALGIAKRLKNIKGQAIEYSSTPSKSIRKRASGSTTKRWSKVVTPASKKKPLKRKEVPYDSSEYNHDVEHNIQDIISTSRKKASRKKIPANIPKVPIDNISFHYVENVENGSLFIKEKLALERELGKDAFECKEVMSLIQEAGLMKIVTSFGKCYDMLVKEFIVKISKECDNKRSKEFRKVEIIAKQVKEWPRKGKLSASASSVMHDVRHKIGAANWVPTNHTSNIAIGLGKARFEMLIKALSEEEGSLKGDGKYEEKENEDGSDASDDEYATNSDED, translated from the exons ATGACTGGTGATCTGGCTGACAAAGATAAAAACCCTATTGAGAAAAATGATCAACCCACTGACATAGTAAATATTGAGGAACTGGACTCTGATGATGTTCCCATCGGTCAAAGAATGGCTCTAGGTATAGCTAAAAGATTGAAGAATATAAAAGGTCAGGCTATTGAATACTCCAGCACACCCTCCAAATCTATCAGGAAAAGAGCTAGTGGTAGTACTACAAAAAGATGGAGCAAGGTTGTTACTCCTGCGTCTAAGAAGAAACCCCTGAAGAGGAAGGAAGTTCCTTATGATTCTAGTGAATATAACCATGATGTCGAACACAATATTCAGGACATCATCTCTACTTCCAGAAAAAAAGCCTCTAGGAAGAAGATTCCAGCTAATATTCCTAAAGTTCCAATTGACAACATTTCCTTTCACTATGTGGAGAATGTCGAAAATGGAAGTTTGTTTATCaaagaaaaattagctctagaaAGGGAACTGGGGAAAGATGCTTTTGAATGCAAAGAGGTGATGAGTCTGATTCAAGAGGCTGGTTTAATGAAAATTGTAACTAGTTTTGGCAAGTGCTATGATATGCTTGTCAAAGAATTTATTGTGAAGATCTCTAAGGAATGTGACAACAAGAGGAGCAAGGAGTTTAGAAAAGT AGAGATTATTGCTAAACAAGTTAAGGAATGGCCAAGGAAAGGGAAACTGTCAGCAAGTGCCTCTAGTGTGATGCATGATGTTCGCCACAAAATTGGAGCTGCGAATTGGGTTCCTACCAATCACACTTCCAATATTGCTATAGGATTAG GAAAAGCAAGATTTGAAATGTTGATAAAGGCCCTGTCTGAAGAAGAAGGAAGCTTGAAAGGTGATGGAAAATATGAAGAAAAGGAAAATGAAGATGGGTCTGATGCAAGTGATGATGAATATGCTACCAATAGTGATGAGGACTGA